The Bacillaceae bacterium S4-13-56 genome contains the following window.
AAATTGCACAATATCAAAAGCCATAAAAGTAGCTGGACGACTTTGCACGTCTTTTATCCTTGCCTCGGTTTTGACACGGCTTCTGGTCTGAAGCAAAAAGAAATTAGTTTGAATCGAGGTATTAAGTATTACTAGCTCTCCATCTAATAATAAGGGAAAGTGTTTTTTTGCTTTTTCTATGTATGATTGAGCCCAGTCTTTGATTTCAGGAAAAGCTGCCGTCAAATCCTTCCCATTACGGCTGATGAGACGAAACCCTTTCTCAGTCCACTCTAACAGGCAACGGAATCCATCATATTTTACTTCGTAAACCCAATCTTTTCCTTTAGGAACATCTTCGGAAAGAGTGGGAAGCATTGGTTTGTACATCGATAATTCCTCCTCAAGCAACTTTTCCCATAGGGTTATTTTTACTCAGAAGTTGTATTTTTATCACAGAGAGTGAAGATGATAAGAAATAAGAAAAACTTGATAAAAAAGGAGATGGTTCAATGCACACCATGTGGAAAGGAACCATAAGCTTTGGACTTGTAAATATACCAATTAAGCTGCATGCAGCTACAGAGGATAAAGATGTGAAATTGCGTCAACTCCATAAAGAATGTCAATCTCCGATTAAATATGAAAAGGTTTGCCCGGTATGTGATCGTGAAATTGGTAATGACGAAATTGTAAAAGCGTATGAGTATGTCAAAAATAAATTTGTAGTTTTAGAAGATGAGGAACTAAAAGAACTTCAAGATGAGGTTGGAGAAAAGGCTGTTGAAATTGTTGACTTCGTTCAATTAGAGGACATTGATCCAATCTATTTTCAAAAAAGTTATTATCTCTCACCGGGAGATGGAGGGGTAAAAGCTTATGCTTTATTGCGTAAGGCTCTAGAGGACTCTGGAAAAATCGGGGTAGCTAAAATAGTGATTCGAGCGAAGGAGCAGCTTGCAGTTGTACGTGTGTATAAAAACACCATTGTAATGGAGACCATTCATTATCCAGATGAAGTGCGCGGTGTTGGTGAGGTTCCGAATATTCCTGATGTGGGTGAAGTATCGGAGAAAGAACTTGAGACTGCTAAGATGTTAATCGATCAATTAACTACAGAATTTGAGCCGGAAAAATATCATGACGAGTATCGTACGGCTTTAATGGAGCTTATCGAGAAAAAGAAAGCAGGAGAAGAGGTCACAACGGGAAAGGTTCCACCAAAGAAAGACAACGTCATGGATCTCATGGAGGCATTACAAGCATCCTTGGAAAAAACCAAAGGAAAAACGACTGGGGCCAAAGAAATGCCTGCAGCTAAGAAAAAGCTTGCTACTGGATCAAAAACAAAAGAGACCCCAGTTACCGATAAGAAAACAAAGAAGAAAGTGCTTAAGAGTTCATAATGATATTTGATAAAGATGATTCTTCTCATTAGAGAGGAGTCATCTTTTTTGATGAAATGGTTTAGCTGCTGAAGGTGATGGCAGGGCACCTAAATGAATATTTTATCACGCAAACAAGTCAAGTAGCGCCCAACCTTCTCAACAGGGAAAAAGTCGTCACTTAAAACCCCTGAACTGTCACATAGAAAAGGAGAATATGGCTCCCAAACAAGGTTAGTAGCACCCAAGCAAATTGAATAACGCTCAAATTAAGAAAGCGTCACTTTGAATAAGATTACCGTCACTTAAAACAGGGACTTTGGCACTTAGAATCAAGAAAGCGGCACTGTAAATATAAAATCGACACCCAATGAGTTTTAGTAGCACATAATTGGATCAAAAAGCACGAAATTATCCAAACAATCATGATAGTAAGCAGTTTGGGACAGAGTATCTATTTTAAATTTCTCTCACTTAAAATTAATTGTAAAATAAAATCAAAATACCAAAACTTTTTCGTGGTGTGCTATGTCTAATGGGTACAAAACGGTAAGCATGAGGTTTGGGGAAGGGTCAACGTGTCAGATTTAGATCTTTTATTAGTGAAAAAGGCAAAAAAGGGTGATGAACATGCCTTTATGGGATTATCCTAATGCGCTTGAAAAAGATATTAAAATAAATTGAAATAGTTAATGTAAAAAGGGCGCCCTGGGTGTCCTTTTTGTCTTAGTGAGGGTGCTCTATGTTGGATGAAACATATAACAGCTCACGCTCGGCAAAGTTAAGGTGTTCATAGCCAACATGAAACCTATAACAGCTCACGCTCGGCAAAGTTAAGGTGTTCATAGAGGTGATGAAGCCCATAACGGCTCACGCTCGGGAGAGTTATGGTGTTCATAGGCGTGATGAAACCCATAACCGCTCACGCTCGGTAGAGTTATGGTGTTCATAGCCAACATGAAACCCATAACCGCTCACGCTCGGTAGAGTTATGGTGTTCATAGCCAACATGAAACCCATAACCGCTCACGCTCGGCAGAGTTATGGTGTTCATAGCCAACATGAAACCCATAACCGCTCACGCTCGGCAGAGTTATGGTGTTCATAGCCAACATGAAACCCATAACCGCTCACGCTCGGCAGAGTTATGGTGTTCATAGCCAACATGAAACCCATAACCGCTCACGCTCGGCAGAGTTATGGTGTTCATAGCCAACATGAAACCCATAACAGTTCACGCTCGGTAGAGTTATGGTGTTCATAGCCGTGATGAAACCCATAACCGCTCATGCTCGGCAGAGTTATGGTGTTCATAGCCAACATGAAACCTATAACGGCTCACGCTCGGGAGAGTTATGGTGTTCATAGCCAGCATGAAACCTATAACAGCTCACGCTC
Protein-coding sequences here:
- a CDS encoding Ku protein, yielding MHTMWKGTISFGLVNIPIKLHAATEDKDVKLRQLHKECQSPIKYEKVCPVCDREIGNDEIVKAYEYVKNKFVVLEDEELKELQDEVGEKAVEIVDFVQLEDIDPIYFQKSYYLSPGDGGVKAYALLRKALEDSGKIGVAKIVIRAKEQLAVVRVYKNTIVMETIHYPDEVRGVGEVPNIPDVGEVSEKELETAKMLIDQLTTEFEPEKYHDEYRTALMELIEKKKAGEEVTTGKVPPKKDNVMDLMEALQASLEKTKGKTTGAKEMPAAKKKLATGSKTKETPVTDKKTKKKVLKSS